A portion of the Polaribacter cellanae genome contains these proteins:
- a CDS encoding RagB/SusD family nutrient uptake outer membrane protein, whose product MKRIIVILITIALTTISCQNELLQEPISNKVSGKFYTNEKELEEAVNAVYATLQFTGNFNTAIPAMGEIPGEDAYDATPANDGGVYGQLDDYNVIPQNSLIGTIWQDGYKGIQRANIVINRIENITYENNDTKKARIGEMKFIRALYYFNLVRIFGDVPLIINEVENPQDFFDQKRASTTEVYAQIKTDLEDAISKLPTRNASNKGRVVKSAAYTLLGKVSLTLKEYAEAKTQLLKVVDTQIFKLIDSDKVFAIDNELNEEIIFAVQYASGINTNKEGSDAYRMFNPTSRVVNSLRGAKGHGVLKESFYNLYTATDTRKDVYVGKLPSGEAFNNKITAPTTVINDAGSDWVVLRYADVILMLAEIENELNNQNQAIFYINEIRKRAQLTPYIGTTDKNAVFNEIDLQRRLELVWEGHRWFDLLRQERAQSVLGITDSNSLLMPIPASQIAASTGLVQNPGYN is encoded by the coding sequence ATGAAACGTATTATAGTAATTTTAATAACAATCGCTTTAACCACTATTTCTTGTCAAAACGAATTGTTACAAGAACCTATTTCCAATAAAGTATCTGGTAAATTTTACACCAATGAAAAAGAATTAGAAGAAGCTGTAAATGCAGTATATGCAACCCTACAATTTACAGGAAATTTTAATACAGCAATTCCTGCAATGGGAGAAATTCCAGGAGAAGATGCTTACGATGCAACACCTGCAAACGATGGTGGTGTTTATGGGCAATTAGACGATTATAATGTAATTCCTCAAAATAGCTTAATAGGTACTATTTGGCAAGATGGATATAAAGGCATTCAAAGAGCCAATATTGTTATTAATAGAATTGAAAATATTACATACGAAAATAACGACACCAAAAAAGCCAGAATTGGAGAAATGAAATTCATTAGGGCTTTATACTACTTTAATTTAGTAAGAATTTTTGGTGATGTTCCTTTAATTATTAATGAAGTTGAAAATCCACAAGATTTTTTCGACCAAAAAAGAGCGTCAACCACTGAAGTTTACGCACAAATTAAAACAGATTTAGAGGACGCAATTTCTAAATTACCAACTCGTAATGCCAGTAACAAAGGTAGAGTCGTAAAATCTGCTGCATATACTTTATTAGGCAAAGTATCTTTAACCTTAAAAGAATATGCAGAAGCAAAAACACAGCTATTAAAAGTCGTAGATACACAAATTTTTAAATTAATAGATTCAGATAAAGTTTTTGCAATTGATAATGAATTAAATGAAGAAATTATTTTTGCTGTACAATATGCTTCAGGCATTAATACAAATAAAGAAGGTTCAGATGCCTACAGAATGTTTAACCCAACAAGTAGAGTTGTAAATTCCTTAAGAGGTGCCAAAGGACATGGCGTTTTAAAAGAATCTTTTTACAATTTATATACAGCCACAGATACTCGTAAAGACGTATATGTAGGTAAACTTCCTAGTGGTGAAGCTTTTAATAACAAAATTACAGCACCAACCACAGTAATAAATGATGCTGGTAGCGATTGGGTTGTTTTAAGATATGCAGATGTAATACTAATGCTAGCTGAAATAGAAAATGAATTAAACAACCAAAACCAAGCAATTTTCTATATAAATGAAATTAGAAAAAGAGCTCAGTTAACACCATATATTGGTACAACTGATAAAAATGCTGTTTTTAATGAAATCGATTTACAAAGAAGATTAGAATTGGTTTGGGAGGGGCATCGTTGGTTCGACTTATTACGTCAAGAAAGAGCACAATCAGTTCTTGGAATTACAGATTCTAATAGTTTATTAATGCCAATTCCTGCAAGCCAAATTGCGGCTAGTACAGGTTTAGTTCAAAACCCAGGGTATAATTAA